The genomic DNA ACCTGAATGACGTGCCTTTGGCCCAGATCATCGCCAGCCCGGACCAGCTCATGGAGCTGGGGGCTGGTTTTGTAATCTGCGAAGGGCTGGCTGAGCGCGTGGACAGAGTGGTGGTCTCCGGCCACGACATACACATCTCGGCGCCGACCAATGCTCGAATCGACTATGAACTGCGTTCCTCAGGTTGCATTGGCGTTCGTGGCTTGCCGAAAGTGGTCAGATCTGACCTGAGCATCACCAAGGACGAGGTCTTTCAGGTGATCGGCGAGATCGAATCGGCCGTGTGGAAGCAGACGGGCGGCGTGCATTGTTCGGTTTTATTTAGCAACGGGCAAATCGTGGCTCGCTCCAGCGACATTGGTCGTCATAATACCGTCGACAAGGTTGTTGGGTACGCAGCGCTGAATCAACTGGATCTGAGTCGCTGCGTCATTGGCTGTA from Chloroflexi bacterium ADurb.Bin180 includes the following:
- a CDS encoding formate dehydrogenase accessory protein — its product is MDLYERYAALRIQGDLVSKIEDEVCIEDTFRLHLNDVPLAQIIASPDQLMELGAGFVICEGLAERVDRVVVSGHDIHISAPTNARIDYELRSSGCIGVRGLPKVVRSDLSITKDEVFQVIGEIESAVWKQTGGVHCSVLFSNGQIVARSSDIGRHNTVDKVVGYAALNQLDLSRCVIGCTGRQPAGMVGKVANAGVPLVATKAATTDAGIAIAERSNVTLIGFARGDRFTIYAHPERVIGVVGR